Proteins from a genomic interval of Sphingopyxis sp. QXT-31:
- a CDS encoding rod shape-determining protein produces the protein MSFFSRWFKFNSQDMAIDLGTANTVVYVRGKGIVLNEPSVVAMETLNGHRRVKAVGDDAKLMMGKTPDSIEAIRPLRDGVIADIDIAEEMIKHFITKVHGGKPNAFRSPEIVICVPSGSTSVERRAIRDAASNAGASEVWLIEEPMAAAIGADMPVTEPIGSMVVDIGGGTTEVAVLSLRGLAYTTSVRAGGDKMDEAIVSYVRRHHNLLIGETTAERIKKDFGIARIPADGVGMTIHIKGRDLVNGVPKEISINQAQIAEALSEPIGTIVEGVRIALENTAPELAADIVDQGIVLTGGGALIAELDELLKDATGLPVTVADDPLTCVAIGTGRAMEDPAFRGVLQQA, from the coding sequence ATGTCCTTTTTCTCGCGGTGGTTTAAGTTCAATTCCCAAGACATGGCGATCGACCTGGGCACCGCCAATACGGTGGTCTATGTCCGCGGCAAGGGCATCGTGCTCAACGAACCCTCGGTCGTCGCGATGGAGACGCTGAACGGCCATCGCCGCGTGAAGGCGGTCGGTGACGACGCCAAGCTGATGATGGGCAAGACCCCCGACAGCATCGAGGCGATCCGCCCCCTGCGCGACGGCGTCATCGCCGACATCGACATCGCCGAGGAGATGATCAAGCATTTCATCACCAAGGTGCACGGTGGCAAGCCCAACGCGTTCCGCAGTCCCGAGATCGTGATCTGCGTCCCCAGTGGCTCGACCAGCGTCGAGCGCCGCGCGATCCGCGACGCCGCGTCGAACGCTGGCGCCAGCGAAGTGTGGCTGATCGAGGAACCGATGGCCGCCGCGATCGGCGCCGACATGCCGGTGACCGAACCGATCGGGTCGATGGTCGTCGACATCGGCGGCGGCACCACCGAAGTCGCGGTGCTCTCGCTCCGCGGTCTCGCCTACACCACCTCGGTCCGCGCCGGCGGCGACAAGATGGACGAGGCGATCGTCTCCTATGTCCGCCGCCACCACAATCTGCTGATCGGCGAAACCACCGCCGAGCGGATCAAGAAAGATTTCGGCATCGCGCGCATTCCCGCCGACGGCGTCGGGATGACGATCCACATCAAGGGCCGCGACCTCGTCAACGGCGTGCCCAAGGAAATCTCGATCAACCAGGCGCAGATCGCCGAGGCGCTGTCGGAGCCGATCGGCACGATCGTCGAGGGCGTGCGCATCGCGCTCGAGAATACGGCGCCCGAACTCGCCGCCGACATCGTCGACCAAGGCATCGTCCTGACCGGCGGCGGCGCGCTGATCGCCGAGCTCGACGAGCTGCTGAAAGACGCGACGGGGCTGCCCGTCACGGTGGCCGACGATCCGCTGACCTGCGTCGCGATCGGCACCGGCCGCGCGATGGAAGACCCCGCCTTCCGCGGCGTGCTCCAGCAAGCCTGA
- a CDS encoding rod shape-determining protein MreD — translation MNRAAAPLQREPASRWRMQAVPVATVMFASALPLMLPMVASSPVLPPLGLLLFLCWQLLRLEMWPVWIGLPLGLWDDLFSGAPIGTAVGLWTLATIAIHYFSQRVYWRGFIHDWGVAALLVAAIQALAALIAHPDAHMGRVLGLVAPQIVISALLVPLFLRLTGKFDNFRLKRR, via the coding sequence ATGAACCGCGCCGCCGCGCCCTTGCAGCGCGAACCCGCGTCGCGGTGGCGCATGCAGGCCGTACCCGTCGCGACGGTGATGTTCGCCTCGGCGCTGCCGCTGATGCTACCGATGGTCGCAAGCTCGCCGGTGTTGCCGCCGCTCGGGCTGCTGCTGTTCCTCTGCTGGCAATTGCTGCGGCTCGAGATGTGGCCGGTGTGGATCGGCCTGCCGCTCGGCCTGTGGGACGATCTGTTCAGCGGCGCGCCGATCGGCACCGCGGTCGGCCTGTGGACGCTCGCGACGATCGCGATCCATTATTTCTCGCAGCGCGTCTATTGGCGCGGCTTCATCCACGACTGGGGCGTCGCGGCGCTGCTGGTCGCCGCGATCCAGGCGCTCGCCGCGCTGATCGCGCATCCCGACGCGCATATGGGCCGCGTGCTCGGCCTCGTCGCGCCGCAAATCGTCATCTCGGCGCTGCTCGTCCCGCTCTTCCTTCGCCTGACCGGCAAGTTTGACAATTTCCGCCTGAAACGCCGATAG
- the rodA gene encoding rod shape-determining protein RodA: MIPVPAAVQRVPWKLIAILSGITGFGLLVLYSAAGGNWSPWALQQGVRFLVFLTVALVIGRFNIKIFEDFAYLGYIGILILLIAVELLGFVGGGSQRWLNLGFMNLQPSELMKVAIVLALARFYTQLPPGSTRTWTALWPALVMIGFPAALVMLQPDLGTALAICIGGVIVMFCAGLPFWWFGSTAAAGVAALPILFSFLHDYQQKRVLIFLDPESDPLGAGYHISQSKIAIGSGGIGGKGFLNGSQSHLDYLPEGHTDFIFATMAEEWGLIGGLVLLGLFFLLLRWSTRVALNARTRFGQLAAAGLTMTIFFYIAINLMMVMGLAPVVGIPLPLFSYGGSSMLTIMTCVGIVLAIENDTKKAGGRFR, encoded by the coding sequence ATGATCCCGGTCCCAGCCGCCGTCCAGCGCGTCCCGTGGAAGCTGATTGCGATCCTCTCGGGCATTACCGGTTTCGGGCTGCTCGTCCTCTATTCGGCCGCAGGCGGCAATTGGTCGCCCTGGGCGCTGCAACAGGGCGTGCGCTTCCTCGTCTTCCTGACCGTCGCGCTCGTCATCGGGCGCTTCAACATCAAGATTTTCGAGGATTTCGCCTATCTCGGCTATATCGGCATATTGATCTTGCTGATCGCGGTCGAACTGCTGGGCTTCGTCGGCGGGGGCAGCCAGCGCTGGCTCAACCTGGGGTTCATGAACCTCCAGCCCTCCGAGCTGATGAAGGTCGCGATCGTGCTCGCGCTCGCGCGCTTCTATACCCAGCTCCCCCCGGGCAGCACGCGAACCTGGACCGCGCTGTGGCCCGCGCTGGTGATGATCGGCTTTCCCGCGGCGCTGGTGATGCTCCAGCCCGACCTCGGCACTGCGCTCGCGATCTGCATCGGCGGGGTGATCGTGATGTTCTGCGCCGGCCTGCCCTTCTGGTGGTTCGGCAGCACCGCCGCGGCGGGCGTCGCCGCGCTGCCGATCCTCTTCTCCTTCCTCCACGACTATCAGCAGAAACGCGTGCTGATCTTCCTCGACCCCGAAAGCGATCCCTTGGGCGCGGGCTATCATATCAGCCAGTCGAAGATCGCGATCGGATCGGGCGGCATCGGCGGCAAGGGCTTCCTCAACGGGTCGCAGAGCCACCTCGATTACCTGCCCGAGGGGCATACCGACTTCATCTTCGCCACCATGGCCGAGGAATGGGGGCTAATCGGAGGGCTGGTGCTGCTCGGGCTCTTCTTCCTGCTGCTGCGCTGGTCGACGCGCGTGGCGCTGAATGCGCGCACGCGCTTCGGCCAGCTAGCCGCCGCGGGGCTGACGATGACGATCTTTTTCTACATCGCGATCAACCTGATGATGGTGATGGGGCTCGCGCCGGTGGTCGGCATCCCGCTGCCGCTCTTCTCCTATGGCGGGTCGTCGATGCTGACGATCATGACCTGCGTCGGCATTGTGCTGGCGATCGAGAATGACACGAAAAAGGCCGGCGGACGGTTCCGCTGA
- the mreC gene encoding rod shape-determining protein MreC: protein MVRPAARRPGQSRKAQTSLFVAYVIAVTGAVTGLLLAILSVADPVGFAALRVASHEVTAPVARGTRSVIGSISGIDDAVSAYVSAGSQNSRLRAELADARRQLVATSALQEENRQLKTLLKLQEADKTGVANGYLLTSTSTSSKRIALLSIGRNVGVAAGQPVRGADGLIGRVLSSGPSVSQVLLLTDVDNIVPIRRARDGLPALAYGRGNGDLDIRTLNIANNPFKPGDIMVTSGTGGLYPPNVPVAIIVRRTSEGALARPLADPAKVDAVSVLRPYTPDNIEAQAAHPAAPAAAPAPKTAP from the coding sequence ATGGTCCGCCCGGCAGCTCGGCGTCCGGGGCAATCCCGAAAGGCCCAGACGAGCCTGTTCGTCGCCTATGTCATTGCGGTGACCGGGGCGGTGACGGGCCTGTTGCTGGCGATCCTGTCGGTTGCCGACCCCGTGGGTTTCGCGGCGCTGCGCGTCGCGAGCCATGAGGTCACCGCGCCCGTCGCGCGCGGCACCCGTTCGGTCATCGGCTCGATCTCGGGCATCGACGATGCGGTGTCGGCCTATGTGAGCGCGGGATCGCAGAACAGCCGGTTGCGCGCCGAACTCGCCGACGCGCGCCGCCAGCTGGTCGCGACGAGCGCGCTGCAGGAAGAGAACCGCCAGCTCAAGACGCTGCTGAAGTTGCAGGAAGCCGACAAGACCGGGGTCGCCAACGGCTATCTGCTCACCTCGACATCGACCAGCAGCAAGCGCATCGCGCTGCTCAGCATCGGGCGCAATGTCGGGGTGGCGGCGGGACAGCCAGTGCGCGGCGCCGACGGGCTGATCGGTCGCGTGCTGTCGAGCGGCCCTTCGGTGTCGCAGGTGCTGCTGCTGACCGACGTCGACAATATCGTACCGATCCGCCGCGCGCGCGACGGCCTGCCCGCGCTCGCCTATGGCCGCGGCAACGGCGACCTCGACATCCGCACGCTCAACATCGCGAACAACCCGTTCAAGCCGGGCGACATCATGGTCACCTCGGGCACCGGCGGGCTCTATCCGCCCAATGTGCCGGTGGCGATCATCGTGCGCCGGACGAGCGAGGGCGCGCTCGCACGCCCGCTCGCCGATCCGGCCAAGGTCGATGCGGTGTCGGTGCTGCGTCCCTATACGCCCGACAATATCGAGGCGCAGGCCGCGCACCCGGCCGCACCGGCTGCGGCGCCCGCGCCCAAGACCGCGCCATGA
- a CDS encoding DUF1206 domain-containing protein: MMNRLRQLETFARVGWCARGVVYCLLAVFAMTGAGASDASPQGVFRSVRDMPAGSVLLLLLGAGLALYGAYRLYGAALDSEGKGSEPKGLAIRTGYAASGIAHFLLAWAAIRLASGETAGGNGEREKEAAGMLLDLPLGATLLGLIGAAFIAAAAHQAMKAWTTEFMRDLEPGASAWAVPVGRAGLAARAVVFGVIGFSLVKAGWFGSAGEVKGLGDALSALTENKELYILVAAGLFMFGVHSFVEARWRRIRNEDVVRRLMRGSR; this comes from the coding sequence ATGATGAACAGACTTCGGCAACTCGAAACCTTCGCGCGGGTCGGTTGGTGCGCGCGCGGCGTCGTCTATTGCCTGCTGGCGGTGTTTGCGATGACCGGTGCGGGCGCGTCGGACGCAAGCCCGCAAGGCGTCTTCCGGTCGGTACGCGACATGCCTGCGGGATCGGTCCTCCTGCTGCTTCTCGGCGCCGGCCTCGCGCTCTACGGCGCCTATCGGCTTTATGGCGCAGCGCTTGATAGCGAGGGTAAAGGGAGCGAGCCGAAAGGACTCGCGATCCGTACCGGCTACGCCGCGAGCGGCATCGCGCATTTCCTGCTTGCCTGGGCGGCGATCCGGCTCGCGTCGGGCGAGACCGCGGGCGGCAACGGCGAGCGCGAGAAGGAGGCAGCCGGCATGCTGCTCGACCTGCCGCTTGGTGCGACCCTGTTGGGCCTCATCGGAGCGGCCTTCATCGCCGCCGCGGCGCATCAAGCGATGAAGGCCTGGACTACCGAGTTCATGCGCGATCTCGAACCCGGCGCTTCGGCGTGGGCGGTGCCTGTTGGCCGGGCCGGTCTAGCGGCGCGCGCGGTGGTATTCGGCGTTATCGGCTTTTCGCTCGTCAAGGCGGGCTGGTTCGGCTCGGCGGGCGAAGTGAAGGGCTTGGGCGATGCGCTATCGGCGCTGACCGAGAACAAGGAGCTTTATATCCTCGTCGCCGCGGGCCTCTTTATGTTCGGCGTCCACAGCTTCGTCGAGGCGCGCTGGCGCCGGATCCGCAATGAAGATGTCGTGCGCCGCCTTATGCGCGGATCACGCTAG
- a CDS encoding UvrB/UvrC motif-containing protein → MSETIQSLQKKMEAAAEALDFEEAKRCRDKISLMRDGASAAAAEEADFSGLTRQQPGAMGLGTSRQKMKPSPGWRPPPTPDPMTTGRSKRRK, encoded by the coding sequence ATGAGCGAAACGATTCAGTCCCTGCAGAAGAAAATGGAAGCGGCCGCCGAAGCTCTGGACTTCGAGGAAGCCAAACGATGCCGCGACAAGATCAGCCTGATGCGCGACGGCGCGTCGGCCGCTGCAGCCGAGGAGGCGGATTTTTCCGGACTGACACGCCAGCAGCCCGGGGCGATGGGTCTTGGCACCAGCCGGCAAAAGATGAAGCCCTCTCCCGGTTGGCGACCGCCACCCACCCCCGATCCCATGACAACCGGTCGTAGCAAGCGGCGCAAATAG
- the mrdA gene encoding penicillin-binding protein 2 produces MTFTRRAMLVGGGQMVIGGALAARMAYISIIDNDHYVLESESNRVNLTLVPPRRGWIVDRRGKALANNRVSLRIDLIPDRLHDKELVLRQLRTLLRLDGDAMERINRDLKAASGFQPVAVAEDLSEADYASILVRLPDLPGVAPQRGFARNYPTGAAVGHLIGYVGAPTAEEYQAANKDPLYITPGFRVGKDGLEKYFQPMLRGEPGAKRVEVTARGKVVRELDTTEDKQGKTVHLTIDADLQEYIARRMGRESGAAVVIDCDNGDILSFVSMPSFDPNSFSDGISNSEYSWLRADDHQPLINKATRGLYPPGSTLKPMAAIAAVEHGVDPSERHTCIGGYRLGSRFFRCLGTHGSVDMATAIMKSCNSYFYWLAHRLGYDAFAPTAKMLGLGEEFQLAGSNQRYGTIPDSAWKMRKYDQAWSASDSLNAIIGQGYVSVNPLQLAVMAARIASGRKLYPRLVNRQFRNDPLPYSADALAVARHGMDLVVNGPGGTAGRSRLPLDGIAMAGKTGTAQVRGLNTGNGKSGSWRFRDHGLFVCFAPVDKPKYAAGIVIEHGMGGSRAAAPVAKDFMTFLYDREKAMEALETFEAGWGGTIKERMDRDYMAWKTGASSDPDPEIPQ; encoded by the coding sequence ATGACCTTCACGCGCCGCGCGATGCTGGTCGGAGGCGGACAGATGGTCATCGGCGGCGCGCTCGCGGCGCGCATGGCCTATATATCGATCATCGACAACGACCATTATGTCCTTGAATCGGAAAGCAATCGTGTCAATTTGACCTTGGTCCCGCCGCGCCGCGGCTGGATCGTCGACCGGCGCGGCAAGGCGCTGGCGAACAACCGCGTGAGCCTGCGCATCGACCTGATCCCCGACCGGCTCCACGACAAGGAACTGGTGCTGAGGCAGCTCCGCACATTGCTGCGGCTCGACGGCGACGCGATGGAGCGGATCAACCGCGACCTGAAAGCGGCGTCGGGTTTCCAACCGGTCGCGGTCGCCGAGGATCTGTCCGAGGCCGATTATGCGTCGATCCTCGTCCGCCTGCCCGACCTGCCCGGCGTCGCGCCGCAGCGCGGCTTTGCGCGCAATTATCCGACGGGCGCCGCTGTCGGGCATCTGATCGGCTATGTCGGCGCGCCGACCGCCGAGGAATATCAGGCGGCGAACAAGGACCCGCTCTACATCACCCCCGGCTTTCGCGTCGGCAAGGACGGGCTGGAGAAATACTTCCAGCCGATGTTGCGCGGCGAGCCCGGCGCCAAGCGCGTCGAGGTCACCGCGCGCGGCAAGGTGGTGCGCGAGCTCGACACCACCGAGGACAAGCAGGGCAAGACCGTCCACCTGACGATCGACGCCGATTTGCAGGAATATATCGCGCGGCGTATGGGGCGCGAATCGGGCGCCGCGGTGGTCATCGACTGCGACAATGGCGACATCCTGTCCTTCGTTTCTATGCCCAGCTTCGACCCGAACAGCTTTTCGGACGGGATCAGCAATTCGGAATATAGCTGGCTGCGCGCCGACGACCACCAGCCGCTTATCAACAAGGCGACCCGCGGCCTCTATCCGCCCGGATCGACGCTGAAGCCGATGGCGGCGATCGCCGCGGTCGAACATGGCGTCGACCCCAGCGAGCGCCACACCTGCATCGGCGGCTATCGCCTCGGCAGCCGCTTCTTCCGCTGCCTCGGCACACACGGCAGCGTGGACATGGCGACCGCGATCATGAAGAGCTGCAACAGCTATTTCTACTGGCTCGCGCACCGCCTGGGCTATGACGCCTTCGCTCCCACGGCGAAGATGCTTGGGCTCGGCGAGGAATTCCAGCTCGCGGGCAGCAACCAGCGCTACGGCACCATCCCCGACAGCGCGTGGAAGATGCGCAAATACGACCAGGCCTGGTCGGCGTCGGATTCGCTGAACGCGATCATCGGCCAAGGCTATGTCAGCGTGAACCCGCTGCAGCTCGCGGTGATGGCGGCGCGGATCGCGTCGGGGCGCAAACTCTATCCGCGCCTCGTCAACCGCCAGTTCCGCAACGATCCCCTGCCCTATTCGGCCGACGCCCTTGCGGTCGCGCGCCACGGCATGGACCTCGTCGTCAACGGCCCGGGCGGGACCGCGGGGCGCAGCCGCCTGCCGCTCGACGGCATCGCGATGGCGGGCAAGACCGGCACCGCGCAGGTGCGGGGGCTCAACACCGGCAACGGCAAGAGCGGGTCGTGGCGGTTCCGCGACCACGGCCTGTTCGTCTGCTTCGCGCCGGTCGACAAACCCAAATATGCCGCGGGCATCGTGATCGAGCACGGTATGGGCGGCAGCCGCGCCGCGGCGCCGGTGGCGAAGGACTTCATGACCTTCCTCTACGACCGCGAAAAGGCGATGGAGGCGCTCGAGACGTTCGAGGCCGGCTGGGGCGGGACGATCAAGGAGCGCATGGACCGCGACTATATGGCGTGGAAGACGGGCGCGTCGAGCGACCCCGATCCGGAGATCCCGCAATGA
- a CDS encoding DUF3253 domain-containing protein, translating into MPENAQNAILALLADRSADASICPSEVARAISTDDDWRASMPTVHTAIDALLQEGIIQLSWKGRCLEKRTGPYRISRLRRC; encoded by the coding sequence GTGCCAGAAAACGCCCAGAATGCGATCTTGGCCCTACTCGCCGATCGATCGGCTGACGCATCGATCTGCCCGAGCGAGGTCGCACGCGCGATCTCGACCGACGACGATTGGCGCGCATCGATGCCGACAGTACACACGGCGATCGACGCCCTGCTTCAGGAAGGAATTATCCAGTTGAGCTGGAAGGGCCGATGCCTCGAGAAGCGAACCGGGCCTTACCGGATCAGCCGCCTGCGCCGCTGCTAG